From the Leifsonia sp. AG29 genome, one window contains:
- a CDS encoding ribose-phosphate diphosphokinase: MSGITATGQKRLVLISGRAHPQLAHEIAECLGSELVPTDARTFANGEIYARFDESVRGSDAFVIQSHTSPINEWLMEQLIMVDALKRASAKRITVVAPFYPYARQDKKGRGREPISARLVADLFKAAGADRIMSVDLHAAQIQGFFDGPVDHLFAMPVLLEHMRRELDPETLTVVSPDMGRVRVADIWSDKLGAPLAIIHKRRDPLVPNQVSVHEIVGDVRGRVCLLVDDLIDTGRTIVKAAEALKANGAIGVVVAATHAVFSDPAVELLQSDSIDQVVVTDTLPLPEHKRWENLTVLSIAPLLASAIREVFTDGSVTSMFDGAA, encoded by the coding sequence GTGTCAGGGATCACCGCGACCGGTCAGAAGCGACTCGTCCTCATCTCCGGTCGGGCACATCCCCAACTGGCGCACGAGATCGCCGAGTGCCTCGGCAGCGAGCTGGTCCCCACCGACGCCCGCACCTTCGCCAACGGCGAGATCTACGCCCGGTTCGACGAGAGCGTGCGCGGCTCGGACGCCTTCGTGATCCAGTCGCACACCTCCCCGATCAACGAGTGGCTCATGGAGCAGCTGATCATGGTGGACGCGCTCAAGCGTGCCTCCGCGAAGCGCATCACCGTCGTCGCCCCGTTCTACCCGTACGCCCGTCAGGACAAGAAGGGCCGCGGCCGCGAACCGATCTCGGCGCGCCTCGTCGCCGACCTGTTCAAGGCCGCCGGCGCCGACCGCATCATGTCGGTCGATCTGCACGCCGCGCAGATCCAGGGCTTCTTCGACGGTCCCGTCGATCACCTCTTCGCGATGCCGGTGCTGCTCGAGCACATGCGCCGCGAGCTCGACCCGGAGACGCTCACCGTCGTGTCGCCCGACATGGGGCGCGTGCGCGTGGCCGACATCTGGAGCGACAAGCTCGGCGCGCCGCTCGCCATCATCCACAAGCGCCGCGACCCGCTCGTGCCGAACCAGGTCTCCGTCCACGAGATCGTCGGCGACGTCCGCGGGAGGGTCTGCCTCCTCGTCGACGACCTCATCGACACCGGTCGCACGATCGTGAAGGCGGCCGAGGCGCTCAAGGCCAACGGAGCGATCGGCGTGGTCGTGGCCGCGACGCACGCCGTGTTCAGCGACCCGGCGGTCGAGCTGCTGCAGAGCGACTCGATCGACCAGGTCGTCGTGACCGACACCCTCCCGCTGCCGGAGCACAAGCGGTGGGAGAACCTCACGGTGCTCTCGATCGCGCCGCTCCTCGCGAGCGCCATCCGCGAGGTGTTCACCGACGGCTCGGTGACCTCGATGTTCGACGGCGCCGCTTAG
- the glmU gene encoding bifunctional UDP-N-acetylglucosamine diphosphorylase/glucosamine-1-phosphate N-acetyltransferase GlmU, with amino-acid sequence MTDQNLAIVVLAAGQGTRMKSATPKLLHELGGIPIVAHVLATAKELDAAHVVAVVRHERDRLAAVIAQELPEAVIVDQDEVPGTGRAVEQAVEALPADFAGDVLVVNGDVPLLDAATLRELIAAHRSGEAAATILSSFPADATGYGRIVRTPEGHLDRIVEHKDATEDERRIGEINAGIYLFGLAALRDRLALVSTDNAQGEKYLTDVIALLREAGFDVDALPVPESWLVEGINDRAQLSDAAAKLNALLVRTWQLAGVTVQDPATTWIDVKAKLAPDVTLLPGTQIRGATVVKTGATIGPDTTLLDCEVGEGATVKRADATLSVIGAGATVGPFSYLRPGTVLGAGGKIGTFSETKNAVIGEGTKLAHFNYVGDAEVGARGNLGAGVITANYDGVNKHRTEIGSDVRISTNTVLVAPVRMGDGAYTGAGTVVRKDVPAGALAITVAPQRNIEGWVAEKRPGTDADRAAKAADAAESGE; translated from the coding sequence ATGACCGACCAGAATCTCGCCATCGTCGTGCTCGCGGCGGGTCAGGGCACCCGGATGAAGTCCGCGACGCCGAAGCTCCTCCACGAGCTCGGCGGCATCCCGATCGTCGCGCACGTCCTCGCCACCGCCAAGGAGCTGGACGCGGCCCACGTCGTGGCCGTCGTGCGCCACGAGCGCGACCGGCTCGCCGCGGTGATCGCGCAGGAGCTGCCCGAGGCCGTCATCGTCGACCAGGACGAGGTCCCGGGCACCGGCCGCGCGGTCGAGCAGGCGGTGGAGGCGCTGCCGGCCGACTTCGCCGGCGACGTCCTCGTGGTCAACGGCGATGTGCCCCTCCTCGACGCCGCGACCCTTCGCGAGCTCATCGCCGCGCACCGCTCCGGCGAGGCCGCGGCGACGATCCTGTCGTCCTTCCCGGCCGATGCGACGGGCTACGGCCGGATCGTCCGCACCCCGGAGGGGCACCTCGACCGCATCGTGGAGCACAAGGACGCCACCGAGGACGAGCGGCGGATCGGCGAGATCAACGCCGGCATCTACCTGTTCGGGCTGGCCGCCCTCCGCGACCGGCTGGCGCTCGTCTCGACCGACAACGCGCAGGGCGAGAAGTACCTGACCGACGTCATCGCCCTCCTCCGCGAGGCCGGGTTCGACGTCGACGCGCTCCCCGTCCCGGAGTCGTGGCTCGTCGAGGGCATCAACGACCGCGCCCAGCTCAGCGACGCCGCCGCGAAGCTCAACGCCCTCCTCGTGCGGACCTGGCAGCTCGCCGGCGTCACCGTCCAGGACCCGGCCACCACCTGGATCGATGTGAAGGCGAAGCTCGCGCCCGATGTGACGCTCCTCCCCGGCACCCAGATCCGCGGGGCGACGGTGGTGAAGACCGGCGCGACCATCGGGCCCGACACCACGCTGCTCGACTGCGAGGTCGGCGAGGGCGCGACGGTCAAGCGCGCCGACGCGACGCTGTCGGTCATCGGCGCGGGCGCGACCGTCGGGCCGTTCTCGTACCTCCGCCCGGGCACGGTGCTCGGAGCCGGCGGCAAGATCGGCACCTTCAGCGAGACGAAGAACGCAGTGATCGGCGAGGGGACGAAGCTCGCGCACTTCAACTACGTCGGCGACGCCGAGGTGGGCGCGCGCGGGAATCTCGGGGCCGGGGTCATCACCGCGAACTACGACGGCGTGAACAAGCACCGCACCGAGATCGGCTCCGATGTGCGGATCAGCACGAACACCGTGCTCGTCGCGCCGGTTAGGATGGGTGACGGAGCGTACACGGGGGCAGGAACGGTCGTCCGCAAGGACGTGCCGGCGGGAGCCCTCGCCATCACGGTCGCGCCGCAACGCAACATCGAAGGCTGGGTCGCCGAGAAGCGTCCGGGCACCGACGCCGACAGGGCCGCGAAGGCGGCCGACGCGGCAGAGAGCGGAGAATAA
- a CDS encoding MarR family winged helix-turn-helix transcriptional regulator, with the protein MAEARDEVDRIVDAWLRERPDLDFSPLQVLSRVDRLSRHLDRARRAAFERSDLDSWEFDVLAALRRAGSPYQLSPKALLQQTLVSSGTMTNRIDRLVARGLVERRTDPNDGRGILVQMTAQGLTRVDAAITRLVDAEAELLEGLSAADADRLSALLRKLSLGFDATA; encoded by the coding sequence ATGGCAGAGGCTCGCGACGAGGTGGACCGCATCGTCGACGCGTGGCTGCGCGAGCGTCCCGATCTCGACTTCTCGCCCCTCCAGGTGCTCTCGCGGGTGGACCGCCTGTCGCGCCACCTCGACCGGGCCCGGCGGGCCGCCTTCGAGCGCTCCGACCTCGATTCGTGGGAGTTCGACGTGCTCGCCGCGCTGCGTCGTGCGGGCAGCCCGTACCAGCTGAGCCCGAAGGCGCTGCTGCAGCAGACGCTCGTGTCATCCGGCACCATGACGAACCGGATCGACCGGCTGGTGGCTCGCGGACTCGTCGAGCGGCGGACCGACCCCAACGACGGCCGGGGCATCCTCGTCCAGATGACGGCTCAGGGCCTGACCCGGGTGGACGCCGCGATCACCCGCCTGGTGGATGCCGAAGCGGAGCTGCTCGAGGGGCTGTCGGCCGCCGACGCGGACCGGCTGTCGGCCCTCCTCCGCAAGCTGAGCCTGGGCTTCGACGCGACGGCCTGA
- a CDS encoding glycosyltransferase — protein sequence MRLSRLTRLPSRVKRAARYEIHAHWRRRPIVLGSVFYESFSGNGMLDNPEALFRELLAAPDLKHLTHIWALSDFGQYRAAVEEFAGDPRVHFVKYGSPAYFRALATSQYLVNNATFPIDFAKRPGQIYLNTWHGTPLKRMGYDIADGALATANIIRNFVQADYLLAANPFMADQMYERGYKLTGIYRGTIIEEGYPRIDRQLLDDAGRADVRRRLVDAGLPIGDRKIVLYAPTWKGATFGRPTDDLDELMAHVARIEERIDTSRYTVLLKTHQTVHKLAAERPELKRMLVPNELPTNLVLGASDILISDYSSIFFDFLQTGRPIVFFTPDLADYAGTRGLYFEPEEWPGPVLMSAGEVGDALHGIAESGDAVPEAHRERYRSMQERFTPYEDGEASKRVIDIVFRGERDGRRLRTGLDDDGREKILLYLGGMRPNGITTSALNLLNNIDHERYDVSAFFAQSGSRVVIAKQSQINPAVRQFPRVGGMNGAKLLHLARHVEFRRGRIAQHSETPAQNALWDDEWYRCFGDSRFDYVVDFSGYGPFWATLLLHSPAAQRAIWLHNDLASDAHREVNGQKRMLHSLTQIFTLYGQYDHLVSVSPTLSAINRESLSEYAAPAKFVSALNTVDAEHILENARADLHELAFDEETGTLPEWAEQLLGDDDVTTFVTVGRLSPEKNQARLIRAFAPVHADNPNTRLVVVGSGPLEDELRTLISSLGLEHAVFLTGMQPNPHAIMAHADCFVLSSDYEGQPMVILEALVLDLPIVTVEFASAKNALPAGSGLVVPQTDEGVATGLRAFLAGEVPANHFDHEAYNRKAVGEFYRAIGAVPEAAPVER from the coding sequence ATGAGACTCTCCCGACTGACGCGGCTGCCGTCGCGCGTGAAGCGCGCCGCCCGCTACGAGATCCACGCCCACTGGAGGCGGCGCCCCATCGTCCTCGGGTCGGTCTTCTACGAGTCGTTCTCGGGCAACGGGATGCTCGACAACCCGGAGGCGCTGTTCCGCGAACTGCTCGCGGCGCCCGACCTCAAGCACTTGACGCACATCTGGGCGCTCTCCGACTTCGGGCAGTACCGCGCCGCCGTGGAGGAGTTCGCCGGCGACCCGCGGGTGCACTTCGTCAAGTACGGCTCCCCCGCCTACTTCCGCGCGCTCGCGACCAGCCAGTACCTCGTCAACAATGCGACGTTCCCGATCGATTTCGCCAAGCGTCCGGGGCAGATCTACCTCAACACGTGGCACGGCACCCCCCTCAAGCGCATGGGCTACGACATCGCCGACGGTGCCCTCGCCACGGCGAACATCATCCGGAACTTCGTGCAGGCCGACTACCTGCTGGCGGCCAACCCGTTCATGGCCGACCAGATGTACGAGCGCGGGTACAAGCTCACCGGCATCTACCGCGGGACCATCATCGAGGAGGGCTACCCGCGCATCGACCGCCAGCTCCTCGACGACGCCGGCCGCGCCGACGTGCGTCGCCGGCTCGTGGACGCCGGCCTCCCGATCGGCGACCGCAAGATCGTGCTGTACGCGCCGACCTGGAAGGGCGCCACGTTCGGCCGCCCCACCGACGACCTCGACGAGCTCATGGCGCACGTCGCCCGGATCGAGGAGCGCATCGACACGAGCCGGTACACGGTGCTTCTCAAGACGCATCAGACCGTGCACAAGCTGGCGGCCGAGCGCCCAGAGCTGAAGCGGATGCTCGTGCCGAACGAGCTCCCGACGAACCTCGTGCTCGGCGCGTCCGACATCCTCATCTCGGACTACTCGAGCATCTTCTTCGACTTCCTGCAGACCGGGCGCCCGATCGTCTTCTTCACCCCGGACCTCGCCGACTACGCGGGCACCCGCGGGCTCTACTTCGAACCCGAGGAGTGGCCCGGCCCGGTGCTCATGTCGGCCGGCGAGGTGGGCGACGCGCTCCACGGCATCGCCGAGAGCGGCGACGCCGTCCCGGAGGCGCACCGGGAGCGCTACCGGTCGATGCAGGAGCGCTTCACCCCGTACGAGGACGGCGAGGCGTCGAAGCGCGTCATCGACATCGTCTTCCGCGGCGAGCGCGACGGTCGCCGCCTCCGCACCGGGCTCGACGACGACGGCCGCGAGAAGATCCTCCTGTACCTGGGCGGGATGCGGCCGAACGGGATCACCACCTCCGCGCTCAACCTTCTGAACAACATCGACCACGAGCGCTACGACGTCTCCGCGTTCTTCGCCCAGAGCGGGTCGCGGGTCGTCATCGCCAAGCAGTCGCAGATCAACCCGGCCGTGCGCCAGTTCCCGCGGGTGGGCGGCATGAACGGGGCGAAGCTCCTCCACCTCGCCCGCCACGTCGAGTTCCGGCGGGGGCGGATCGCGCAGCACTCGGAGACCCCGGCGCAGAACGCCCTGTGGGACGACGAGTGGTACCGCTGCTTCGGCGACAGCCGGTTCGACTACGTGGTCGACTTCTCGGGGTACGGGCCGTTCTGGGCGACCCTCCTGCTGCACTCCCCCGCGGCGCAGCGGGCGATCTGGCTGCACAACGACCTCGCCTCGGACGCCCACCGCGAGGTGAACGGCCAGAAGCGGATGCTCCACAGCCTCACGCAGATCTTCACCCTCTACGGGCAGTACGACCACCTCGTGTCCGTGTCGCCGACCCTCTCCGCGATCAACCGCGAGTCGCTCTCGGAGTACGCCGCCCCGGCGAAGTTCGTCTCGGCGCTCAACACGGTCGACGCCGAGCACATCCTCGAGAACGCGCGGGCGGACCTCCACGAGCTCGCCTTCGACGAGGAGACCGGCACCCTCCCCGAGTGGGCTGAGCAGCTGCTCGGCGACGACGACGTGACCACGTTCGTCACGGTCGGGAGGCTCTCCCCGGAGAAGAACCAGGCGCGGCTCATCCGGGCGTTCGCCCCGGTGCACGCCGACAACCCGAACACGCGGCTCGTCGTCGTCGGCAGCGGGCCGCTCGAGGACGAGCTGCGCACCCTGATCTCCTCTCTGGGGCTGGAGCACGCGGTCTTCCTCACGGGCATGCAGCCGAACCCGCACGCGATCATGGCGCACGCCGACTGCTTCGTGCTCTCGAGCGACTACGAGGGCCAGCCGATGGTGATCCTGGAGGCGCTGGTCCTCGACCTGCCGATCGTCACGGTCGAGTTCGCCTCCGCCAAGAACGCGCTTCCCGCGGGCAGCGGCCTCGTCGTGCCGCAGACCGACGAGGGCGTCGCCACCGGGCTCCGCGCCTTCCTCGCGGGCGAGGTCCCGGCGAACCACTTCGACCACGAGGCGTACAACCGCAAGGCGGTCGGCGAGTTCTACCGCGCCATCGGCGCCGTGCCGGAGGCTGCGCCGGTCGAGCGCTGA
- a CDS encoding acyl-CoA dehydrogenase family protein: MATHVVVNQPPPRVDVDEFAAHAPLREGVERFGAEWAVPALGEVGRLVGTAAFQEDAERANVAEPQLRAFDRWGNRIDEVEYDESYHRVIAAAVGAGAHTSAWADPRPGANVARAAAFMLFAQVEPGHACPVSMTHAAVPALAASPDLTAEWLPRLLSRDYDGRLRPGKSSALVGMAMTEKQGGSDVRAGTTRALADGDGRWLITGHKWFCSAPMSDAFLVLAQTARGLSCFLVPRVLDDGTRNVFLLQRLKDKLGNRSNASAEVEFADTVGYLVGEEGRGVRTILEMVNRTRLDCVLGSAAGMRQAVAEAAWHVRHRSAFGARLVDLPAMTAVLADLALESEAATTLALRLARAHDADASESEVAFRRLATAAAKYWVCKRGPGHAAEALECLGGNGYTEAFPLARRYREQPVMAVWEGSGNVIALDVLRALRREPEAWEAFDAELAAARGEHRVFDEHHDGLRAGVRAADEASARGLVAALAQSLQAALLIRHAPAPVADAFVASRLGPERGALYGELPPRVDVGALVARA, from the coding sequence ATGGCCACCCACGTCGTCGTGAACCAGCCGCCGCCGCGTGTCGACGTGGACGAGTTCGCCGCCCATGCGCCGCTGCGGGAGGGCGTCGAGCGGTTCGGGGCGGAGTGGGCGGTTCCGGCGCTGGGCGAGGTCGGCCGCTTGGTGGGCACGGCCGCGTTCCAGGAGGACGCCGAGCGGGCGAACGTCGCGGAGCCGCAGCTGCGCGCCTTCGACCGCTGGGGCAACCGCATCGACGAGGTCGAGTACGACGAGAGCTACCACCGGGTCATCGCGGCCGCCGTCGGCGCCGGAGCCCACACCTCCGCGTGGGCGGACCCGCGACCGGGGGCGAACGTCGCCCGGGCCGCCGCCTTCATGCTCTTCGCGCAGGTCGAGCCGGGGCACGCCTGCCCGGTGTCGATGACGCACGCCGCGGTGCCGGCGCTCGCCGCGAGCCCGGACCTCACGGCCGAGTGGCTGCCGCGCCTCCTGAGCCGCGACTACGACGGGCGCCTGCGCCCCGGGAAGTCCTCGGCGCTCGTCGGCATGGCGATGACCGAGAAACAGGGAGGATCGGACGTGCGTGCCGGAACCACCCGGGCCCTCGCGGACGGGGACGGGCGGTGGCTGATCACCGGTCACAAATGGTTCTGCTCGGCGCCGATGTCCGACGCCTTCCTCGTGCTGGCTCAGACCGCGCGGGGGCTCAGCTGCTTCCTGGTGCCGCGCGTCCTCGATGACGGAACCCGCAACGTCTTTCTGCTGCAGCGGCTGAAGGACAAGCTCGGGAACCGGTCGAACGCCTCCGCCGAGGTGGAGTTCGCGGACACGGTCGGGTACCTCGTCGGCGAGGAGGGACGCGGCGTCCGGACGATCCTCGAGATGGTGAACCGCACACGGCTCGACTGCGTCCTCGGGTCGGCCGCGGGGATGCGTCAGGCCGTGGCCGAGGCCGCCTGGCACGTGCGGCATCGCTCGGCCTTCGGGGCACGGCTCGTCGACCTGCCCGCGATGACGGCCGTGCTCGCCGACCTGGCGCTCGAGTCGGAGGCGGCCACGACGCTCGCTCTCCGCCTCGCGCGGGCGCACGACGCCGACGCGTCCGAGTCGGAGGTCGCCTTCCGGCGGCTGGCGACGGCGGCTGCCAAGTACTGGGTCTGCAAGCGCGGCCCCGGGCACGCCGCCGAGGCGCTCGAGTGCCTCGGCGGGAACGGGTACACCGAGGCCTTCCCCCTCGCGCGCCGCTACCGCGAGCAGCCGGTCATGGCGGTCTGGGAGGGATCGGGCAACGTGATCGCCCTCGACGTGCTCCGCGCCCTGCGCCGGGAGCCGGAGGCGTGGGAGGCGTTCGACGCCGAGCTCGCGGCCGCCCGCGGCGAGCACCGCGTGTTCGACGAGCATCACGACGGACTGCGTGCGGGGGTCCGTGCTGCGGACGAGGCCTCCGCCCGGGGGCTCGTCGCCGCGCTCGCGCAGTCGTTGCAGGCCGCGCTGCTGATCCGCCACGCGCCCGCGCCGGTGGCCGACGCTTTCGTCGCCTCCCGCCTCGGACCGGAGCGGGGCGCGCTGTACGGAGAGCTGCCGCCTCGTGTCGACGTGGGCGCGCTGGTCGCCCGGGCGTGA